Proteins encoded within one genomic window of Gimesia sp.:
- a CDS encoding PstS family phosphate ABC transporter substrate-binding protein — MITTNKGKVWGLLCLAIGVSLIGVGCNGNSDGPAAKQAGSEPGAEAPAEGGEKLEGSVKIDGSSTVYPVSEAVAEEFRAVQPKIRVTVGVSGTGGGMKKFIAGEVDICDASRAMKEKEANACKEQGIEFIELSVAFDGLAVIVNPKNDWCDCLTVGQLKELWRPESGVKQWKDLDPKWPAKDIKLYGPGTDSGTFDYFTEAIVGESKASRADYTASEDDNVLVTGVSEDADALGYFGYAYYEENKDKLKLLAVDGGKGCVKPSLETVRNNTYEPLSRPLFIYVRKSALERPEVVAFIKFYMENAAALSKDVGYVPVSEEVQKKNMETLNGALSK, encoded by the coding sequence ATGATCACGACAAACAAGGGGAAAGTATGGGGGCTGCTGTGTCTGGCCATTGGCGTTTCCCTGATTGGCGTTGGATGCAACGGGAACAGCGACGGCCCGGCAGCCAAGCAGGCTGGATCTGAGCCAGGAGCGGAAGCACCTGCTGAGGGTGGCGAGAAGCTGGAAGGCAGTGTGAAAATCGATGGCTCCAGCACCGTGTATCCCGTGAGTGAAGCGGTTGCCGAAGAGTTTCGTGCAGTGCAGCCCAAGATTCGTGTAACGGTTGGTGTCTCCGGTACCGGTGGCGGTATGAAGAAATTTATCGCAGGTGAAGTCGATATCTGCGATGCATCTCGGGCGATGAAAGAAAAAGAAGCCAACGCCTGTAAAGAACAGGGAATCGAGTTCATCGAACTGTCAGTCGCGTTTGACGGTCTGGCTGTGATCGTGAACCCCAAGAATGACTGGTGCGATTGCCTGACCGTCGGTCAGCTCAAAGAACTGTGGCGTCCGGAAAGTGGCGTCAAGCAGTGGAAAGACCTGGATCCCAAGTGGCCTGCCAAGGACATCAAGCTGTACGGTCCGGGAACTGACTCGGGTACTTTCGATTACTTCACTGAAGCAATCGTTGGTGAATCCAAGGCCAGCCGGGCTGACTACACTGCCAGTGAAGACGATAACGTGCTGGTGACCGGTGTCTCCGAAGACGCAGATGCCCTGGGTTACTTCGGCTACGCTTACTACGAAGAAAACAAAGACAAACTGAAGCTGCTGGCTGTTGATGGTGGCAAAGGTTGTGTCAAACCTTCACTGGAAACCGTGCGGAACAATACTTATGAGCCACTGTCCCGCCCGCTGTTCATCTATGTGCGGAAGTCTGCTCTGGAGCGACCTGAAGTTGTTGCCTTTATCAAATTCTACATGGAAAACGCTGCAGCTCTGTCGAAAGACGTGGGTTATGTGCCCGTCTCAGAAGAAGTTCAGAAGAAGAACATGGAAACCCTTAATGGAGCTTTGTCGAAGTGA
- the tuf gene encoding elongation factor Tu yields MVHKVHVNMGTIGHIDHGKTTLTAAILKVQAQRGLARVKSYQEIARGGIERDKNKTVTILASHVKYETDKRTYAHIDCPGHADYIKNMISGAAQMDGAVLLVSAADGPMPQTREHILLARQVGVPHLVVFLNKCDLVDDPELIELVELELREMLTHYGFAGDEVPFIYGSAKLADARPDDPDASRCIHDLLETLDTYVPDPQRLTDRPFLMSVENVFSIMGRGSVVTGKIEQGQIRPGDAVEIVGLCEDTRTDVVTSVESFNALVDTGYAGDNVGCLLRKTNYSEVSRGQVLAAVGTVTPYRNFEAEVYVLKKEEGGRHTPFFDGYTPQFFFRTTNVTGTARVEGQADLAMPGDGVTLNVMLNQPIALAEGDRFAIREGSKTVGSGVVTRVIA; encoded by the coding sequence ATGGTTCATAAAGTTCATGTGAATATGGGAACGATCGGTCATATCGATCATGGAAAGACAACGCTGACGGCTGCGATCTTGAAGGTGCAGGCACAGCGTGGTCTGGCGCGCGTCAAGTCGTACCAGGAGATCGCCCGCGGCGGTATCGAACGCGATAAAAACAAGACTGTGACGATCCTGGCGTCGCATGTGAAATACGAAACGGACAAGCGGACGTACGCGCACATCGACTGTCCGGGACACGCGGATTACATCAAGAACATGATCTCCGGTGCAGCCCAGATGGATGGTGCGGTGCTGCTGGTCTCGGCCGCCGACGGTCCGATGCCCCAGACACGCGAGCACATTCTGCTGGCGCGGCAGGTGGGTGTTCCGCACCTGGTCGTATTTCTCAACAAGTGTGATCTGGTGGATGATCCGGAGCTGATCGAACTGGTAGAGCTGGAGCTGCGGGAAATGCTGACGCATTATGGCTTTGCTGGAGATGAAGTTCCCTTTATCTACGGTTCCGCGAAACTGGCCGATGCACGTCCGGATGATCCGGATGCCTCCCGGTGTATCCACGACCTGCTGGAGACGCTCGATACCTACGTGCCGGATCCGCAGAGGCTGACTGACAGGCCGTTTCTAATGTCGGTCGAAAACGTGTTCAGCATCATGGGCCGCGGGTCTGTGGTGACGGGTAAGATCGAACAGGGGCAGATCCGTCCCGGCGATGCGGTCGAGATTGTCGGTCTGTGTGAAGATACGCGCACTGATGTTGTGACTTCGGTGGAGTCGTTCAACGCACTGGTCGACACGGGCTATGCCGGCGACAACGTGGGCTGCCTGTTGAGAAAGACGAACTACTCAGAAGTTTCGCGGGGTCAGGTGCTGGCAGCAGTTGGCACTGTGACGCCGTATCGAAACTTCGAGGCGGAAGTTTATGTATTGAAAAAGGAAGAAGGGGGACGGCATACGCCTTTTTTTGATGGCTATACGCCCCAGTTTTTCTTTCGTACGACGAACGTCACGGGAACCGCACGGGTGGAAGGCCAGGCAGATCTGGCCATGCCCGGTGACGGTGTGACACTGAACGTGATGCTCAACCAGCCGATCGCGCTGGCTGAGGGGGACCGGTTTGCGATACGCGAAGGCAGCAAAACGGTCGGTTCGGGAGTGGTCACACGCGTGATTGCCTGA
- the pnpS gene encoding two-component system histidine kinase PnpS codes for MWSSRLFWKLFLVYAGLNIASAIVFVLIVSGRQKTQVEDQVQQRLHDSAVIMRSSMEGVFDRGFSEQLQIKVEKLGAETGTRITLIDMDGVVIADSDQSSLQLVRDMENHKNRVEVIKALATGWGTSERRSPTLSEPMKYYALLYRHDGEPKGVVRVSITMSKIQLEIASIEKLIWSIALLVSFTVMLITYWVVARMIRPLTILTNAAESIANGDYDQKLYFPQHDELGILAQSFNHMSKEMAERVRQLQASGDRLSTVLEGMVEGVIATNERQHVLFANESAGRLLFFSPEEAQGKPLFESVRNHQLQKAVTEVLKTLEPQRMEVELESTSDRILGVTTTPLPGTPCPGLVIVLFDMTELRRLESLRQEFVANVSHELKTPLSSIKAYTETLIRGAMDDPEISKTFLMRIEEQADRLHQLILDLISLASIESGNQVFDIISIELRPFVESCLVDQQTVAESKQIELIIEEQEPGLRVKADEEGLHQILGNLINNAIKYTPAQGTITIRWQRDEGNMVLMQVQDTGIGIEEKHLARLFERFFRVDKARSRELGGTGLGLSIVKHLVQSFNGTIGVTSKVGTGTTFSVRLPRG; via the coding sequence ATGTGGTCTTCGCGTCTGTTCTGGAAACTGTTCCTGGTTTATGCCGGTCTGAATATTGCTTCCGCGATTGTATTCGTGCTGATTGTTTCGGGACGTCAGAAGACCCAGGTGGAAGACCAGGTGCAGCAGCGTCTGCATGACTCAGCGGTGATCATGCGGAGCAGCATGGAGGGGGTCTTCGACAGAGGATTCTCTGAGCAGCTGCAGATCAAAGTTGAGAAGCTGGGGGCCGAAACCGGTACGCGGATTACACTGATCGATATGGACGGGGTCGTGATTGCCGATTCGGATCAGAGTTCACTACAGCTGGTTCGCGACATGGAGAACCATAAAAACCGGGTGGAAGTTATCAAAGCGCTGGCGACAGGTTGGGGGACTTCTGAACGGAGAAGTCCGACGCTGAGTGAACCCATGAAGTATTATGCGCTCTTGTACAGGCATGATGGCGAGCCTAAGGGGGTGGTGCGTGTTTCAATTACGATGTCCAAGATCCAACTGGAGATCGCGTCGATTGAGAAGCTGATCTGGAGTATTGCGCTGCTGGTCAGCTTTACGGTGATGCTGATCACCTACTGGGTGGTCGCCCGCATGATCCGTCCCCTGACGATTCTGACCAACGCAGCCGAGTCGATTGCCAATGGGGATTACGATCAGAAACTGTATTTCCCCCAGCATGATGAACTGGGAATCCTGGCCCAGTCCTTCAACCATATGAGTAAGGAGATGGCCGAACGCGTGCGTCAGCTGCAGGCGAGCGGTGATCGTCTGAGTACCGTGCTGGAGGGGATGGTCGAAGGCGTGATCGCGACCAATGAACGACAGCATGTGCTGTTTGCCAATGAGTCGGCGGGGCGGTTATTGTTTTTCTCGCCGGAAGAGGCACAAGGGAAACCGTTATTTGAATCGGTGCGAAATCATCAGCTGCAAAAGGCGGTGACAGAGGTGTTAAAAACCCTGGAACCCCAGCGGATGGAAGTGGAACTCGAGAGTACCAGCGATCGGATTCTGGGGGTGACCACGACTCCGCTGCCCGGCACTCCCTGTCCGGGTCTGGTGATTGTGTTATTTGACATGACCGAGTTGCGGCGGTTGGAATCATTGCGTCAGGAGTTTGTCGCGAATGTCTCACATGAATTGAAGACGCCTTTGAGTTCCATTAAGGCGTACACGGAGACCCTGATTCGTGGTGCGATGGATGATCCGGAGATCAGCAAAACTTTTCTGATGCGGATCGAAGAACAGGCAGACCGTCTGCACCAGTTGATTCTCGACTTGATCAGCCTGGCGAGTATCGAATCAGGAAATCAGGTCTTTGATATTATCAGTATCGAGCTGCGTCCGTTTGTTGAGTCCTGCCTGGTAGATCAACAGACTGTGGCGGAGTCGAAGCAGATTGAGCTGATCATTGAAGAGCAGGAGCCCGGTTTGCGAGTCAAAGCTGACGAAGAAGGCTTGCACCAGATCCTGGGGAACCTGATCAACAACGCGATCAAGTACACGCCGGCGCAGGGAACGATTACGATACGCTGGCAGCGTGATGAAGGTAACATGGTGTTAATGCAGGTGCAGGATACCGGGATCGGGATCGAGGAGAAGCATCTGGCCCGTCTGTTCGAGCGGTTCTTCCGGGTCGACAAAGCGCGTTCACGTGAATTGGGTGGAACCGGGCTGGGGCTCTCCATTGTGAAGCACCTTGTACAATCGTTTAATGGTACGATTGGTGTGACCAGTAAGGTCGGGACAGGAACGACGTTTTCTGTCCGTCTCCCCCGTGGCTGA
- the dapB gene encoding 4-hydroxy-tetrahydrodipicolinate reductase, with translation MGDQLLVGVNGASGRMGQRVAVLVYQDPDLKLGAALESESSPALGKDVGEVAGIGPVGLNITSELTDRVDVIIDFSLPAGLVKIAGVCAERQIPLVAATTGLTPEQRNEVLTASQTTPLILAPNMSVAVNLMMKLVREAAHSLKNTPSGVDVEIIERHHRFKEDAPSGTALHFGEIIADEMGQTEHIHGREGRPGPRPVCEIGYHALRTGDNVGEHTIVFGMMGETIDLTVRGHTRDSYVYGALMAAKYLTTQKAGIYTMADVLGLG, from the coding sequence ATGGGCGATCAACTTCTTGTCGGAGTCAATGGAGCCAGCGGTCGGATGGGACAGCGGGTGGCTGTGCTCGTATATCAGGATCCGGATCTTAAGCTGGGGGCTGCCCTGGAATCGGAGTCTTCTCCTGCCTTGGGGAAAGACGTGGGTGAAGTTGCCGGCATCGGTCCTGTTGGCCTGAACATTACGTCTGAGTTGACTGACCGCGTGGATGTGATCATCGACTTTTCCCTGCCGGCCGGACTGGTGAAAATCGCCGGGGTCTGTGCTGAACGGCAGATTCCGCTGGTCGCCGCTACCACCGGATTGACACCGGAACAGCGAAACGAAGTGCTGACGGCATCACAGACAACACCCCTGATTCTGGCCCCCAATATGAGTGTGGCTGTGAATCTGATGATGAAGCTGGTGCGGGAAGCCGCCCATTCGCTGAAGAATACTCCCAGTGGGGTTGATGTGGAAATCATCGAACGTCATCACCGTTTTAAAGAAGATGCTCCCAGCGGGACTGCGTTACATTTTGGTGAAATCATTGCCGACGAGATGGGACAGACTGAACACATTCACGGGCGGGAAGGTCGTCCCGGCCCGCGTCCGGTCTGTGAAATCGGCTATCACGCATTACGGACCGGCGACAATGTGGGTGAGCATACGATTGTCTTCGGTATGATGGGGGAGACGATCGACCTGACAGTCCGCGGCCATACCCGTGACAGCTATGTTTATGGCGCCCTGATGGCGGCCAAATATCTGACAACCCAGAAGGCAGGGATCTATACAATGGCGGACGTGCTGGGCCTGGGCTAA
- the queG gene encoding tRNA epoxyqueuosine(34) reductase QueG produces the protein MGKSAETAGNSLSQQSALIKRLAREVGFDLAGIAPAVTPIGYHSFLDWLNQGYAGEMSYLERRKEAYEHPRYVMSSVRSVLMLTLNYQTEEPPEVTGTEARVSRYAWGTTDYHKVIRKKLKQLSRLIREQYPDCETRGVVDTAPLLERDFAQLAGLGWIGKNTLLLNKREGSWFFLAGLLLSDELEYDEPQQTSHCGTCTRCLEACPTDAFVEAGTLDARKCISYLTIELRDQPIPAELRPGMQDWMFGCDVCQDVCPWNRKAPISGEPAFQPVETFTPVDACELLTLDEAAFQERFQSTPMSRARRAGLLRNAAIVLGNRGDESAVPALLGVLNDDESLIRGAVVWALGRLGAPTTVEMLQTRLEIETETDVIEELKQALSRLVS, from the coding sequence ATGGGTAAGAGTGCCGAAACCGCAGGGAATTCGCTGAGCCAGCAGAGTGCGCTGATCAAGCGACTGGCGCGCGAGGTCGGCTTTGATCTGGCCGGGATTGCGCCGGCGGTCACGCCCATTGGTTATCACAGCTTTCTGGACTGGCTGAACCAGGGATACGCGGGAGAGATGAGCTATCTCGAACGTCGTAAAGAGGCTTACGAACATCCACGCTATGTGATGAGTTCCGTGCGCAGTGTGCTGATGCTGACGTTGAATTATCAGACGGAGGAGCCGCCCGAGGTGACAGGAACTGAGGCGCGGGTTTCGCGTTATGCCTGGGGGACGACCGACTATCACAAGGTGATACGCAAGAAGCTGAAGCAGCTGTCGCGATTGATTCGCGAGCAGTATCCCGATTGTGAAACACGAGGCGTTGTCGATACTGCGCCGCTGCTGGAGCGGGACTTCGCTCAGTTGGCAGGACTGGGTTGGATTGGAAAAAACACGCTGCTGCTCAACAAACGGGAGGGAAGCTGGTTTTTTCTAGCGGGGCTGCTGCTGAGTGATGAGCTGGAATATGACGAACCGCAACAAACAAGCCATTGTGGCACCTGTACGCGGTGCCTGGAGGCCTGTCCGACCGATGCGTTCGTGGAAGCGGGGACGCTGGATGCGCGGAAGTGCATTTCGTATCTGACGATCGAACTGCGAGATCAGCCAATTCCAGCAGAGTTACGACCGGGGATGCAGGACTGGATGTTCGGCTGTGATGTGTGCCAGGATGTCTGTCCCTGGAATCGGAAGGCACCGATCAGCGGAGAACCAGCGTTCCAGCCGGTCGAAACGTTTACGCCCGTTGATGCTTGCGAACTGCTGACACTGGATGAAGCTGCATTTCAGGAGCGGTTCCAGAGTACGCCGATGTCGCGGGCCCGTCGGGCGGGGTTGCTCCGGAATGCAGCCATCGTACTGGGGAACCGGGGAGATGAGAGTGCAGTGCCGGCATTGTTGGGAGTACTCAATGATGATGAGTCGCTGATTCGAGGGGCTGTGGTCTGGGCGCTGGGACGGCTGGGAGCTCCGACCACGGTTGAGATGCTGCAAACCCGTCTGGAAATTGAGACCGAAACAGATGTGATTGAAGAACTCAAGCAGGCACTCAGCAGGCTGGTGAGTTGA
- a CDS encoding AAA family ATPase — MYQSYWNLQSGPFEEKMDAGYFYESHPHQAGLLKLQYLVENRKGAGLLVGSPGSGKSYLCHVLKSQLAERHQPFVQLVFPQLSPVELISYLAVELGAEEAGIEPGVTGKDRIIRALHRQLQLLCDQGAQPVIVIDEAHLIADQRIFETLHQLLNFQQTSDVDFTLLLVGDRLLLSHLQRSAQLDDRISVRCLLRPFSVEETQQYVEHRLQVAGRTEPVFEASAFQTLFELTQGNPRKINRLCDLGLLVGYADELPLITSDVLEAVSEELVTSIPD, encoded by the coding sequence ATGTATCAGAGTTACTGGAATCTGCAGAGCGGCCCTTTCGAAGAAAAGATGGACGCTGGGTATTTTTATGAGAGCCACCCGCATCAGGCCGGACTGCTGAAGTTGCAATACCTGGTGGAGAACCGCAAGGGGGCCGGCCTGCTGGTCGGAAGCCCGGGCAGCGGGAAATCCTACCTGTGCCACGTGCTGAAAAGTCAGCTTGCGGAGCGGCATCAACCGTTCGTACAACTGGTCTTTCCCCAGCTTTCACCTGTCGAGCTGATCTCATATCTCGCGGTTGAGTTAGGGGCGGAAGAGGCGGGCATCGAGCCGGGAGTTACCGGTAAGGATCGAATTATCCGCGCCTTGCATCGGCAGTTACAGCTGCTTTGTGATCAGGGGGCACAGCCCGTGATTGTGATCGATGAAGCCCATCTGATTGCAGACCAGCGAATTTTCGAGACATTGCATCAGTTGCTCAATTTCCAGCAGACCTCCGATGTCGACTTCACGCTGTTGCTGGTAGGAGACCGGTTGTTGCTGAGTCACCTGCAACGATCCGCGCAGCTGGATGACCGCATTTCGGTCCGCTGTCTGCTCAGACCGTTTTCTGTGGAAGAGACACAGCAGTATGTTGAGCATCGTCTGCAGGTCGCCGGTCGGACCGAACCGGTGTTCGAAGCATCTGCATTCCAGACGTTGTTCGAACTGACGCAGGGGAATCCGCGGAAGATCAATCGTTTGTGTGATCTGGGGCTGCTGGTCGGTTATGCCGACGAACTGCCGCTGATTACCTCAGACGTCCTGGAAGCGGTTTCAGAAGAACTCGTGACCTCCATTCCAGACTGA
- a CDS encoding phytanoyl-CoA dioxygenase family protein, giving the protein MVTSLFSNEEIERFQRDGFVIVESLFSEEEVALLGQIGRADLAMQQATFSRDDGEGGAVKLSVENEVGEDIYGAIAAGHRVVDRMEELLGDEVYHYHHKMIQKEAKVGGAWAWHQDYGYWYNNGCLFPDMASCMIAVDRATRENGCLQVLKGSHLMGRMNHGKVGDQTGADPERVAAACERFELVYCTLEPGSTIFFHSNLLHRSDQNKSNHPRWGFICCYNTKHNDPYKESRHPRYTPLTKRDDADVLKIGHAQWKQMQADSSL; this is encoded by the coding sequence ATGGTGACGTCGTTATTCTCAAATGAAGAAATCGAGCGGTTTCAGCGTGATGGTTTTGTGATCGTGGAATCGTTATTCAGTGAGGAAGAAGTGGCGCTGCTGGGACAGATTGGCCGGGCGGACCTGGCGATGCAGCAGGCGACTTTCAGTCGGGATGACGGAGAAGGGGGTGCGGTCAAACTGAGCGTGGAGAACGAAGTCGGCGAAGACATCTATGGTGCGATTGCCGCCGGTCACCGGGTTGTGGATCGGATGGAAGAACTGCTGGGTGATGAAGTCTACCATTACCACCATAAGATGATCCAGAAAGAAGCGAAGGTGGGTGGTGCCTGGGCATGGCATCAGGATTACGGATACTGGTACAACAATGGTTGCCTGTTTCCGGATATGGCCAGCTGTATGATTGCCGTCGATCGGGCGACCCGGGAGAACGGTTGCCTGCAGGTGCTCAAAGGGAGCCATCTGATGGGGCGGATGAATCATGGCAAGGTGGGTGACCAGACCGGCGCAGATCCGGAGCGTGTGGCAGCGGCCTGCGAGCGGTTTGAACTCGTGTACTGCACGCTGGAACCCGGATCGACAATCTTCTTTCACTCCAATCTGCTGCACCGCTCAGACCAGAACAAGAGCAACCATCCGCGATGGGGGTTCATCTGCTGCTACAACACGAAGCACAACGATCCTTACAAAGAATCGCGTCATCCCCGTTATACACCGCTGACGAAGCGGGATGATGCGGACGTGTTGAAAATCGGTCATGCCCAGTGGAAACAGATGCAGGCAGATTCGTCGCTGTGA